The DNA sequence AAAAAAGTATGCAAACCAAGTTCGAAAGTAATGTTCCGTCGAACTTGGTTCGGCGTCTGAATAAAATCTCTACCGAATAACTGCAATCTTTCCGGTCTTAGTAAAACCGTTGCCCTTGAATTTATAAATATACACACCGCTGGGAACAAGCTGTCCTGTGTGATCACGCCCGTTCCATGTCAAACCGTTATTCCCGTCGTACACTCCTGACGCCAATTCTCCGTAATCAATTCTGCGTATCAGTCTTCCCGATATCGTGTAAACCTCAAATTGCAGAGAAGAAGTTTTACGCAGGCGAAATTTCAATCTAATTTCCGATTGGCCATCGTTTCTGAAAGGATTGGGATAAGAGTAGAAATTAGAAACAGGATCCAGTGTCACCGAATCCTGATTGAATGAAACGCTAAGATAGTAGGGTACACCGGCCGGCAAAGTTTTTTCTTTGTTCACAACGATAACCGAAACGCTGTCACCCGTTGCCAATTGATCAATCAGGATGCTGGTCGCATTGCCGTGATTGGTAATATATTTTTTATTTGAAAACTGATTGTATTCGATAGTAATGACTTCAAAGAAATCTCCGGACTCGATGGGGTTAAAGGTAATAGTGCAATTGCCCGAATCCGTTAAGAAAAAATTATGATAATGTGAGGCCAACGACGGCAATGTACGGCTGATCGTTGTATCAATCAAATTTCGGTTGATTTCGAATTTGACGCGAGGATAATTCGAACCTTCAGGATAATAAGTCATTTCATCGGCGCGATTTCTTGTAAAATAATTCCAGATGGAAAATTCTGAGTATGCTTTCGACAATCCCGCATGAGACTGCAATGCGGCAGCCAATGCATTGAGCGCGGATTGCGTTTGCATGGTTTCCCAAACCTGCTTCATAATGCCCGTTCCGAATTTTTTTCCCAGATAATGATTCCAGATCGCTGCGCCGTATTCATGAATGCCGTTATAAGCATTCAACATCAGGTTTGGGCTGTTAAAATATGACGGTAAATAGCTGTAGTAATCATTCACTTCATCATACGCAACGTCTTCCATCCATGTTGACGAAACTTCGTAATACCAGTAATCGTCGTCTGAAAGCCTGTTGTAAGTATAGCTCAATTGTATAGCGTGAAAAAACTCATGAGCACACGTCACACGAAGGGCATCGTATCCTTGCGTATAATAACCGCTGCTATAATTGTTGTCGATGGTAATGTCTGTAATTTGAGGGTTATCGCCCCATTGTGTGAAGCCATACTCACTGATGTTTTGAATAAATACTTCATAATATCCGTTTACAGAAAAATTAGCCGGTTCCTTATACCCCAACGTATCGATTTCGAGCCGGTAGGCTTTCTCAAACGCTTTACCGGCTTCTTCGAGGTAATCGCGGATTCCGTTTGCATTCAGATCATCTGAAGGTACCTGATCAATACCGGTTGAATCATACTGAAACCGAAATGTTTTGGGTGTGCCATTAAAATCAAACACGTAGTTGTAAATGCCTTGAGCGAGGCTTTTTCGAAGCGGAGCTTTTTCAGGATGCGTTTTTTGATAAGCTTTGAGGTCGGCAATCATCGAAAATCCGCATTTTATGGGTAGATTGGAACGAAGCGCTTGCGGTAACCGATCCGATTGATTATTTAAGAGCAGCGCAAAATATTCCATCCCTTGGTCTTCAGTAATTTCACCAGATTGAATGGCGTCTTTGATTTTTTGACTGGAATTTTTTTCCTGAGCATATACAAGTAACGCAGGGTACAAAAACAGCAGTACGATACAGTATTTCATTCAAACCGGTCCTTATTTTTTTTGCGATACGTCAGAGACAGGGGAACGCCTTTGAATCCAAACGTTTCACGCATTTTGTTTTCAATATATTGTCGGTAATTAGCGGGCAGTAATTTCGGTTCGTTGGAGAAGAACGCAAACACCGGCGGCCGCGATTTGATCTGTGTGACATAATTGATCTTAATATCTTTTCCTTGCACAGCAGGCGGGTGATTGATCGCAATGATCTTACGGAGAAATTCATTTAGCGTTGACGTCGATATGGTTTTATTGCGTTCGTCAAAAACAGTTTTTGACATTTCGATGACTTTGTGAACGCGCTGTTTACTTAACGCCGAAATAAAAACGAACGGCACATACGATGTTGATCCGAGCGATTGTTTCAAGTGTTTTTCGTATGCCAGATATGTTTTATCGTCTTTTTCAACCAAATCCCACTTATTGATCACCATGACCAGGCCTTTTTTCAATTGCCGTGCTTCTTCGAGAACGCGGATATCTTGCGATGCAAGGCCTTCGATGGCATCGATCAGTAAAACCGCTACATCGCACTCCTGGATGCTTTTCAACGTGCGAAGCGTGCTGTAAAATTCCAGGTTTTCTTTTACTTTGGCTTTGCGACGCAATCCTGCCGTATCGATTAATTTGTATTTTTGTCCGTCATATTCGAAGTCCGTATCGATAGAATCCCGCGTCGTTCCGGGAATGTCCGTCACGATATGCTTTTGTTTTCCGATGACGGCATTTACAAACGATGATTTGCCTACATTTGGTTTTCCGATAATCGCGAGGCGAATAACATCTTCTTCGAATGTAATGTCGTCAAGCGAAACTTGAAATTGATCGTCGAGGTGGTCGAAAATTTTGTCCAGAAAATCGCCGATATTACGGCTGTTTAAAGCCGAGATCGGAAAAGGTTCACCCAGTCCGAGGCGGTAAATTTCCGGATCGGCGCCTAATGTTTGATTGATTTTTTCATTGTCAACTTTATTCGCCACGAAAAGACATTGTTTTTTTGACCGTTTCAGTAATTCCGCGATTTTCTGTTCGGCTGTGGTCAGGCCGGCATTGGCATCCATGACCAGAATCGTCAGATCGGATTCTTCAATGGCCAGTTGTGCCTGTTCGCGGACCGCCGCATCAATCTGCTCGTGCGAATCATGAATGAATCCGCCGGTGTCGACGAGAATAAATTGTTTGCCAGCCCAATCTGAAATTTCATAATGCCGGTCGCGCGTGACACCAGGCGTATCGTCGACGATAGCATCCTGGCGGCCGATAATACGATTAAAAAGCGTCGATTTGCCGACATTGGGACGGCCGATAATTGCGATGACAGGGAGACGGTTTTTTTTCACAAGTTCCTGCTTGGGCGTTGAATTGCGCTTGAAAATTACTGTTGAAATAACTATGCTTCTCGATTCGCCGGAAGCGCAGTGAGAATTGGCTAAACTATATATTACATGCAACTCTTTCAAGTTAAAACTTCCATGTTCCGCTTATGATCTTCAAAGAGCTTAGGTTAAAAAATATCGGGCCGTTTGAATCGTACACCGTGACTTTCTCCGCCGGTCAGTCACAAATTGTCCTCGGTAATGCCGAGGGGAAAACAACTGTCATTCACGCGCTTCGTAGCGTACTCTGTTTTGATGCCGATCCTCAGCGATTACTCAAAGATGGTGCATCCGAATCATCAGTCAAACTGCAGATAACCTTTGGTAAAAAGGATGCAACGATCGAAAAAAAATGGAAAGCCGGAGCTGTATCGGCGTGGAAAGTTTCTATCGATGACCGCACGATGAATTTGTTGAATTATGACGAAGCCGTGAAATGGAAAAAATGGTGGCTGCAGCAATGCGATGGCGATGAAACCGAACCTTATCCCGAAATGATCAATGACCGGTATGCCTTCCTGACGGCTTTGATGTTCGACTCATCTGCGGATCTGTTGCAAAGCCTTATGAAAGAGTCCTTTGTCGATCGGTGTTTTATGACCGATGCATACTCGAATGCTTATCAGCATTTGATCGGCATAGAATCACACATAGGCGAAGAAATAAATAAATCCAAACTCATCAGCCAGGAACGGGCGAGAGATTCCAAAAAGATCGGTTTATTGACTAAAGAAATTGCCCAAATCGAAATTGAAATTCAGAATAAAGAAACACTGGCGCATCAATTGGAACAAAAGCTTTCTGGCGAACAAAAAGATATGCACCAGGCGTCGCGGATCCATGAATTCATCGAAAATAAAAAAGACGAATTGCATAAAATCGAATTTGAACTGAAAACATACCGATCAATTATTGACAATAATACGCTCACCGATCTGAGCGATGAAGAATTGGCCGAAATTGACGAGAAACGTAAACGGTATGAAAATTTATCTAAACGTATTATCGACTATGAACAGCGGCTGATAGAACGCGCTCACCTTGAAAAAAACCTGATCGGACTGCAGCAGGAATTGAGGCGCTTTAAAAAGGCTGTTGTACCGGCGGGCGAAGAAGCGGACGATGACGTTCCGTCTCCAAAACAAATTGCCGTGTACGAAAA is a window from the bacterium genome containing:
- a CDS encoding T9SS type A sorting domain-containing protein, giving the protein MKYCIVLLFLYPALLVYAQEKNSSQKIKDAIQSGEITEDQGMEYFALLLNNQSDRLPQALRSNLPIKCGFSMIADLKAYQKTHPEKAPLRKSLAQGIYNYVFDFNGTPKTFRFQYDSTGIDQVPSDDLNANGIRDYLEEAGKAFEKAYRLEIDTLGYKEPANFSVNGYYEVFIQNISEYGFTQWGDNPQITDITIDNNYSSGYYTQGYDALRVTCAHEFFHAIQLSYTYNRLSDDDYWYYEVSSTWMEDVAYDEVNDYYSYLPSYFNSPNLMLNAYNGIHEYGAAIWNHYLGKKFGTGIMKQVWETMQTQSALNALAAALQSHAGLSKAYSEFSIWNYFTRNRADEMTYYPEGSNYPRVKFEINRNLIDTTISRTLPSLASHYHNFFLTDSGNCTITFNPIESGDFFEVITIEYNQFSNKKYITNHGNATSILIDQLATGDSVSVIVVNKEKTLPAGVPYYLSVSFNQDSVTLDPVSNFYSYPNPFRNDGQSEIRLKFRLRKTSSLQFEVYTISGRLIRRIDYGELASGVYDGNNGLTWNGRDHTGQLVPSGVYIYKFKGNGFTKTGKIAVIR
- the der gene encoding ribosome biogenesis GTPase Der; the encoded protein is MKKNRLPVIAIIGRPNVGKSTLFNRIIGRQDAIVDDTPGVTRDRHYEISDWAGKQFILVDTGGFIHDSHEQIDAAVREQAQLAIEESDLTILVMDANAGLTTAEQKIAELLKRSKKQCLFVANKVDNEKINQTLGADPEIYRLGLGEPFPISALNSRNIGDFLDKIFDHLDDQFQVSLDDITFEEDVIRLAIIGKPNVGKSSFVNAVIGKQKHIVTDIPGTTRDSIDTDFEYDGQKYKLIDTAGLRRKAKVKENLEFYSTLRTLKSIQECDVAVLLIDAIEGLASQDIRVLEEARQLKKGLVMVINKWDLVEKDDKTYLAYEKHLKQSLGSTSYVPFVFISALSKQRVHKVIEMSKTVFDERNKTISTSTLNEFLRKIIAINHPPAVQGKDIKINYVTQIKSRPPVFAFFSNEPKLLPANYRQYIENKMRETFGFKGVPLSLTYRKKNKDRFE